The DNA window TTCGGCCTTGCGGGTCAGCAGCTCCGGATCGCCGGGGCCTGCCCCGACCAGCCAGACCATGCCGGAGGGGAAATCGCCGCCCATCAGGCGACGCGCTCCGGCGCGGTGGCGGCGATCACCGCATCGCGGCGCAGATAGATGCGCCCGGCATCGACCCGCAGCGGGATCGTGGGCACACATCCCTCATCATCGCCCAGCGCATGGCCGGTCTTCAGGCTGATGTTCCAGCTATGCAGCGGGCAGGTGACGACCGTGCCATGCACGATCCCCTGCGACAAAGGCCCATGCTTGTGCGGGCATTTGTTGACCAGCGCAAAGAACTCGCCGCCCATCGTGTGGAAGATGGCAATCTCCTCGCCACCC is part of the Novosphingobium sp. genome and encodes:
- the nirD gene encoding nitrite reductase small subunit NirD, which produces MIGDWLDIGPVTQISAGNARTLPVQGGEEIAIFHTMGGEFFALVNKCPHKHGPLSQGIVHGTVVTCPLHSWNISLKTGHALGDDEGCVPTIPLRVDAGRIYLRRDAVIAATAPERVA